From uncultured Umboniibacter sp.:
GCTGCAGTTAGAGTTGTTTTACCATGGTCAACGTGACCGATTGTGCCCACGTTTACGTGGGGCTTGGAACGTTCAAATTTTTCTTTTGCCACGACTAGTGTCCTCGATAGCTAACAGTTAAGAAACATGATTCTTAGCGATGACTGAATCAGCCACGCTACTTGGAGCCTCAGAATACTTAGAGAACTCCATCGTATAGGTCGCTCGACCTTGGGTTGCAGAACGCAGGTCGGTTGCGTAACCGAACATCTCCGCCAAAGGGACTTCGGCATTGACAACCTTTCCTGAAGCGCTTTCTTCCATTCCGGAAATAAGGCCGCGTCGACGGTTTAAATCACCAACAACATCGCCCATATTTTCTTCTGGAGTCACCACTTCAACCTTCATGACCGGTTCCATCAGGATAACATCGCCTTCTTCTGCCAACTTACGAGTTGCCATACCGGCAGCGATTTTAAACGCCATCTCTGAAGAGTCCACATCGTGATACGATCCATCGTATACGGTAGCCTTCAAACCAATCAATGGGTAGCCCGCAAGAACACCATTCTGCATTTGTTCTTCGATACCCTTACCAACCGCCGGAATGTATTCACGAGGAACAACACCGCCAACGATTTCGTTGATAAACTCTAAACCCTCTTCCTCTGACGGTTCAAACTTAATTCTTACGTGGCCATACTGGCCTTTACCGCCGGACTGTCGAACAAACTTTCCTTCGATGTCACAGGCGCTCTTAATTGCTTCGCGATAAGCAACTTGAGGCTTACCTATATTCGCTTCAACATTAAACTCGCGACGCATGCGATCTACTAGCACATCAAGGTGCAGTTCACCCATACCGGAGATAATGCACTGCCCGGTCTCCGGGTCAGTCTTAACACGGAATGATGGATCTTCCTGCGCCAACTTGCTTAAGGCAATACCCATACGCTCCTGATCTGGCTTGGAACGAGGCTCAACCGCCACCGAAATTACCGGCTCCGGGAACTCCATACGCTCAAGAACAATAGGCTTTTTCATATCACACAGCGTATCGCCCGTGGTGACATCCTTTAACCCTACTGCTGCCGCGATATCTCCCGCCAAGACCTCAGTGATCTCTTGACGATCATTCGCATGCATCTGCACCATACGCCCAACTCGCTCGCGCTTTTCTTTCACTGAATTGAAAACGGCTGTGCCGGTTTCCAACTTACCCGAGTAGACCCGGAAGAAAGTAAGTGTACCAACGAATGGATCCGTCGCAATTTTGAAAGCGAGTGCGGCAAACGGCGCATCGTCCTTCGCTTCACGAGCTTCAACTGTTTCATCTTTATTGAGTAAATGACCTTCAATCGCCTTAACTTCGGTTGGCGAAGGCATGTACTCAATCACTGCATCCAAGACTGCTTGAACGCCCTTATTCTTAAATGCGGAGCCGCCGAACACGGGAACAATTTCATTAGCCAAAGTTCGCTGGCGAATCGCTTCCTTGATCTCAGTTTCACTGAGCTCACCCTCTTCGAGGTACTTTTCCATGAGCTCGTCGTTGGCCTCAGCCGCGGCTTCAATCAGGAACTCGCGCGCTTCATCGCATTCATCCTGCATTTCGCCAGGAATGTCACCGTATTCAAAGGTCATTCCCTGATCAGCTTCATTCCACAGAATTGCCTTCATCTTTAAGAGGTCGACAACACCTTTAAATTCATCTTCAGCACCAATCGTCAACTGCATCGGCACTGCATTAGCACCTAATCGTTCACGAAGCTGCTCAACCACACTATTAAAATCAGCACCAGCACGATCCATCTTATTGACGAACACAACGCGCGGCACTTCATACTTATTAGCTTGACGCCAAACTGTTTCGGTTTGTGGCTGTACACCGGACGAGCCACACAACACAACAACAGCACCATCCAGAACACGGAGCGAGCGCTCTACTTCAATCGTGAAGTCTACGTGCCCAGGAGTATCAATAATATTAATACGATGCTCATCAAACTGAGCATTCATTCCCCGCCAGAAGCAGGTTGTAGCCGCCGAGGTGATCGTAATACCACGCTCCTGCTCTTGCTCCATCCAATCCATCGTTGCGGCACCGTCATGTACCTCACCTATCTTGTGAGATAAACCAGTATAGAACAGCACACGTTCGGTGGTGGTTGTTTTACCAGCATCCACGTGAGCAACAATACCAATGTTACGGTAACGATTAATTGGGGTTTTACGAGCCACTACAAATAATTCCTAATTTTTTAGGGCACTTCATGGGAAAAAGGCAGCTGTCGAAACAGCCGCCTTAATCTCGCGAAGAATTCTAACTCCAGCTTCTTTAGAAGCGGAAGTGAGAGAACGCCTTGTTGGCTTCCGCCATACGGTGTACATCTTCACGTTTCTTAACCGCGCCACCTTTCTGTGCTGCAGCGTCAAGAATTTCGCCGGCTAGACGTCCAGGCATGGACTTCTCACCACGGCTACGTGCAAATTCAACCAACCAACGCATAGCAAGTGCTGTGCGTCGTGCTGGGCGAACTTCGACCGGCACCTGGTAAGTTGCACCACCCACACGGCGAGATTTAACCTCAACCATCGGGGCAACGTTTTCTAACGCTTCTTTAAATACTTCTAGTGCATCGCCTTCTGACTTTGCTGCGATAGTATCAAGTGCGCCATATACAATACGCTCTGATAGCGACTTCTTTCCGCTAACCATTACGTGGTTGATGAATTTCGCTAGCGTAACATCACCGAACTTTGGATCCGGTAGAATTTCGCGTTTTGCGACAACTCGTCTTCTTGGCATAATAAAACCCTCTTCTTCAGGCTTTCCTAGGACTGTAAGCCAGCCTAGACCTTACTCGATTCTCTAGAAACGCTTACGCTTTAGGACGCTTAGCACCGTACTTAGAACGGCCCTGACGGCGATCACTAACACCTGATGTATCCAATGTGCCTCGAACGGTGTGATAACGCACACCAGGCAAATCTTTTACACGACCGCCACGAATCAACACAACACTGTGCTCTTGCAAGTTGTGACCTTCACCACCAATGTAGGAAGTCACTTCAAAGCCGTTCGTTAGACGAACACGGCAAACCTTACGAAGTGCAGAGTTTGGTTTCTTCGGGGTAGTAGTGTAAACACGAGTACATACACCACGGCGCTGCGGACATGCCTGCAAAGCAGGAACGTCAGTCTTAATGACTTTGCGCTTTCTAGGCTTACGAACCAACTGGTTGATCGTTGCCATTAAACTACTCCAATTCAATAATATCTAAAAATGTCACTTAGAAACTAAGTAACGGCTCCCATTTATAGGGAGCGCGCATTGTATAGATGGTGATCAAGTGCGTCAAGAGGGGATTCCCCTCCTAACGCGACCATCTTAGAAGTTGCCTTTCAAGGCCTCGGTCAATGCCGCTTCGACTTCATCCGCCGAAACGCCTAGTGAACCAGTGTCTTCAACCTTAACGGCACGCTTACGGCGACGCTCACTGTGGTAAGCGAGGCCAGTACCGGCAGGGATCAGACGACCAACAACAACGTTTTCCTTCAGACCGCGAAGGCGATCGGACTTACCGGTTACAGCTGCTTCCGTTAGGACGCGAGTTGTCTCCTGGAACGATGCCGCCGAGATAAAGCTCTCAGTGGCCAACGATGCCTTGGTAATCCCGAGCAACAGACGCTCGAAGTGGGCTGGCATTTTGCCTTCTGCTTCCAATTTCTTGTTAGCGGCAACGATCGCTTGAAACTCGATCTGCTCACCCTTGATGTATTCAGAGTCACCACCGTCGAGGATTTCGACTTTACGGAGCATCTGACGAACGATAACTTCAATGTGCTTATCGTTAATGCCAACGCCCTGTAGACGGTAAACTTCTTGAATCTCGTTAGTGATATAGTCGGTAAGCGCCGCCACACCCCTCAGACGAAGAATGTCATGTGGGTTTGGTGGGCCATCGGCAATTTCTTCACCTTTAGCAACCGTCTCACCTTCGAATACGCCCATTACACGGTGCTTAGGAATCAACTGCTCCCAATGTGTAGAACCATCGGCAAGTAGCTCGCCGTTGTTCGGGGTAATCACAAGACGACGCTTGCCTTTTGTTTCTTTACCGAATGAAACGGTACCTGATATCTCCGCCAAGATTGACGGTTCTTTCGGCTTACGCGCTTCAAACAAGTCAGCTACGCGAGGTAGACCACCGGTAATATCCTTGTTACCGCTCGATTCCTGAGGAATACGTGCAACAACATCACCAATACCAATCTCATCACCATCGCTCAACGAGAAGATAGCATTCGATGGCAACGCATAGTGCGCCGGAGCGTTACTATTAGGCAGGTTAATTTCCTTACCTTTAGCATCAACTAGCGTAACGGTAGGCTTAAGATCCTTACCCGCTGAAGAGCGCTCGTTCACATCGATGACAGCACGCGTTGAGAGACCAGTGATCTCATCAGTCTGACTGCGAATCGATAAGCCTTCTTCCATGCCGCTGAACTGAACTTTACCCGCCACTTCAGAGACGATTGGGTGCGTGTGTGGATCCCACTTCGCCACCTGAGCACCGCCGTCAACTGAATCACCTTCATTTACCGACAACACAGCACCGTAAGGGAGCTTATAACGCTCACGCTCACGACCATTTTCATCGGCAACAGCAATTTCACCTGAACGCGCAGTCACAACAAGGTTACCGTCAGCGCGGGTTACATACTTAACGTTATGTAGGCGAATTGAACCTTCCTGCTTAACGCGAATACTATCATCAGCAGATGCACGCGATGCCGCACCACCAATGTGGAACGTACGCATAGTAAGCTGGGTACCCGGCTCACCAATTGACTGCGCTGCTACAACACCTACCGAGTCGCCTGGGTTAGTGATATGGCCACGAGCCAAGTCACGACCGTAACACGCCGCACAGATTCCGTGCTCTGCTTCACAAGTAATTGAGCTACGAACAATGATTTCATCAACGTTAGAGCTGTCGATAAGGTTAACTTCTGCCTCATCAATCAAGGTGCCAGCGGCAAGAATTACTTCGCCGTCAACTTCTACATCGCGGGCTACAACACGACCAAGGATACGGTTACCCAATGACTCGATGATGTCACCACCTTCGATGATCGGCGCCATAACCAGGCCTTCTGTGGTGCCACAGTCCGCTTCAGTTACTACAACATCCTGCGCCACATCAACCAAACGACGAGTTAGATAACCCGAGTTTGCGGTCTTAAGTGCGGTGTCAGCCAAACCCTTACGAGCACCGTGAGTAGAGATGAAGTACTGAAGTACGCTCAAACCTTCACGGAAGTTAGCGGTAATAGGTGACTCAATAATCGAACCATCTGGACGCGCCATCAATCCACGCATACCCGCCAACTGACGAATCTGGGCTGGGGAGCCTCGAGCGCCTGAGTCAGCATACATGAAGACCGAGTTGAAGCTAGGCTGCTTCTCTTCTTCACCGTCACGGTTGATCACAAATTCATTCTCGATGCCGTCCATCATTGCTTTCGCAACGAGGTCGTTAGTACGAGACCAAATATCGATAACTTTGTTGTACTTTTCGCCGTGAGTTACCAAGCCAGATTCGTACTGATTTTGAATTTCCGCAACTTCAGCTTCTGCCTGAGCAATGAGCTCCGCTTTAGCATCTGGAATTGCGAAATCGTTCACGCCAATTGAAGAGCCCGACTTAGTCGAGTATTCAAATCCAGCGTACATCAGACGGTCAGCTAGGATCACTGTCGACTTAAGGCCAACGGTACGGTAGCACTCGTCAATCACTGTCGAGATAGCTTTCTTAACCATTGGCTTGTTAACTAGATCAAACGAAAGACCCTTAGGTAGTATTTCGAACAACAGCGCACGACCAACCGTGGTGTCAACGATCTCTCTTTCGCCGGTCTCTTTATCAGTGAAACGTACTTTAACGCGCGCCTGCAGATCAACCTGATGTGAGTGATAGGCGCGTGAAACTTCCGCCATACTCTCAAACACCATGCCTTCACCCATCGCGTTTACACGGTCACGGGTCAACCAATACAAACCTAATACAACGTCCTGCGAAGGTACGATGATTGGCTCGCCGTTGGCTGGCGACAATACGTTGTTCGTAGACATCATCAATGCACGAGCTTCTAGCTGTGCTTCAATTGTCAACGGTACGTGAACAGCCATTTGGTCACCGTCAAAGTCAGCGTTGTACGCTGCACAAACGAGTGGGTGTAGCTGAATAGCTTTACCTTCAATCAGTACCGGCTCGAAGGCCTGGATACCTAGACGGTGAAGAGTTGGTGCACGGTTAAGCAGGACCGGGTGCTCGCGAATTACTTCGTCAAGAATATCCCATACTACTGCATCTTCGCGCTCAACCATCTTCTTAGCTGATTTAATCGTTGTTGCTAAACCGCGAGCTTGAAGCTTGCTGTAGATGAACGGCTTGAAAAGCTCAAGAGCCATCTTCTTCGGTAGGCCACACTGATGCAAACGCAGTGTAGGACCAACAACAATTACAGAACGGCCTGAGTAATCAACACGCTTACCTAGCAAGTTCTGACGGAAACGACCCTGCTTACCTTTGATCATGTCAGCAAGTGACTTCAAAGGACGCTTGTTCGAACCAGTAATAGCACGTCCACGACGGCCATTATCTAGCAACGCATCAACAGATTCCTGAAGCATACGCTTTTCGTTGCGAACAATAATATCTGGCGCACCCAACTCCAACAAACGCTTCAAACGGTTGTTACGGTTGATTACACGACGGTATAAGTCGTTGAGGTCAGACGTCGCGAAACGACCACCATCAAGCGGAACCAATGGGCGAAGATCCGGCGGTAGAACTGGAAGTGCTTCCAGGATCATCCACTCTGGACGGTTGCCCGACTGGTCAAGGGCCTCTAGCAACTTAACGCGCTTAGAAAGCTTCTTGATCTTGGTTTCCGAGTTGGTTGCAGGAATTTCTTCGCGCAGACGCTCGATTTCGTTCTTGATATCCATGTCTAACATGAGTGACTGAATCGCTTCAGCACCCATCTTAGCTTCGAATTCGTCGCCGAACTCTTCCATCGCTTCGAAGTACTGCTCGTCAGTTAGCAACTGACCCACTTCTAACGTGGTCATGCCCGGGTTCGTTACCACGAAAGATTCGAAGTAAAGAACACGTTCGATATCACGAAGCGTCATATCAAGCAGTAAACCAATGCGCGACGGCAATGATTTTAGGAACCAAATGTGTGCCACAGGTGCTGCAAGCTCAATGTGACCCATGCGCTCACGGCGAACTTTCGCCAACGCAACTTCAACGCCACACTTCTCACAAATAACACCGCGGTGCTTTAGACGCTTGTACTTACCACACAAGCACTCGTAATCTTTTACTGGTCCGAAGATTTTGGCGCAGAACAACCCGTCACGTTCAGGCTTGAACGTACGATAGTTGATAGTCTCTGGCTTCTTCACTTCACCGTAAGACCAAGAGCGGATCATCTCTGGCGACGCTAAGCCGACGCGGATGGAATCAAACTCTTCTACTTGGCCCGGTGACTTCAGTAGATTCAATAAGTCTTTCAAGGTATTTCCTCCACTACGCAGGCGAAGCCGGAATGGCCTCGCCTACTGATTCAACTCAGTCGTCTGTGTCCAATTCCATATCGATACCTAGCGAGCGGATTTCCTTCAACAATACGTTGAAAGACTCCGGCATGCCTGGTTCCATACGGTGATCGCCGTCGACAATATTTTTGTACATCTTGGTACGGCCGTTAACGTCATCCGATTTAACGGTCAACATTTCCTGCAACGTATACGCTGCGCCGTACGCCTCAAGTGCCCACACTTCCATCTCACCAAAGCGCTGACCACCAAACTGTGCTTTACCACCTAGCGGCTGCTGGGTAACTAAGCTGTATGATCCCGTTGAACGAGCGTGCATCTTGTCATCGACAAGGTGGTTCAACTTGAGCATGTACATGTAGCCAACCGTAACAGGGCGTGTAAACGCATTACCTGTACGACCGTCGAACAAGGTCATCTGACCTGAATCAGGTAGATCTGCTAGACGAAGAAGCTCTTTGATCTCACTCTCTCGAGCACCATCAAATACGCGCGTTGCCATCGGCACACCTGCTTTCAGGTTACCCAGCATGTGCAAGACTTCTTCATCAGTTAACTCACTGATATCGGTATGCTGATCGCCACCGGTGTTGTATAGCTCCATGAGGAACTCACGAATCTCAGCAAGCTTGCGCTGCTCTTTCATCATGCGATCAATCTTTTCACCCAGACCTTTAGCCGCTAAGCCAAGGTGAGTTTCTAGAATCTGACCAACGTTCATTCGCGAAGGAACACCAAGAGGGTTCAATACGATATCAACCGGTACACCGTGCTCGTCAAAAGGCATGTCCTCAACCGGCATGATTACCGAGATAACACCCTTGTTACCATGACGACCAGCCATTTTATCACCTGGCTGAATACGGCGCTTAACTGCTAGATAAACCTTAACAATCTTAAGTACACCAGGAGCCAAGTCATCGCCGCTGCGAATCTTGCCCTGCTTAACTTCAAAGCGCTCGTCCAGTTCTGCACGAACTGTTTCAAGCTGAGTCTTAGCCGCTTCGATTGCTTCGTTAGCGGTGTCGTCTGCAAGACGAATCTTCATCCACTCGTCTTTCTCAAGACCAGCTAGAAGTTCTGCAGTTAACTCATCACCCTTCTTAAGACCAGCACCACCGGTAACTTTCTTACCAATTAGCTGCTTCTCTAGACGACCGTAAGTTGCCGACTGAACGATGCGGAACTCTTCGTTCAAATCTTTGCGGTACTCGTCCAACATGTCCTTTTCGATCTCAAGCGAACGCGTGTCTTTGGCTAGGCCATCACGAGTGAATACTTGAACATCGATAACCGTACCTTTGGTACTGGTTGGAACACGTAGCGAGGTATCCTTAACATCAGAGGCCTTCTCGCCGAAGATGGCACGGAGTAGTTTCTCTTCTGGCGTTAGCTGAGTTTCGCCCTTCGGCGTCACCTTACCAACCAGAATGTCATTGGCATCAACTTCTGCACCAATGTAAACAATACCCGACTCATCTAGCTTTGATAGTGCCGCTTCACCAACGTTAGGAATATCAGCAGAAATTTCTTCTGAACCCAACTTGGTATCACGAGCAACACAGGTCAACTCTTGGATGTGAATACTAGTGAAACGATCTTCTTCAACAACGCGCTCCGATACTAGGATCGAATCCTCGAAGTTGTAACCGTTCCAAGGCATGAACGCGATGCGCATGTTTTGACCCAGTGCCAACTCACCCAAGTCAACGGAAGGACCGTCAGCTAGGATGTCGCCACGAGCAACAATATCACCTTCATTAACAATAGGACGCTGAGAGATACAGGTGTTCTGGTTAGAACGGGTGTACTTCGTCAGGTTGTAGATATCTACACCTGCATCATCACCTACTTCTTCATCAGCAACACGAACAACGATACGACCGCCGTCCACTGAATCAATCACACCGCCACGACGTGCTACGGCACAAACGCCTGAGTCACGTGCCACTGCACGCTCCATACCGGTACCAACTAATGGCTTCTGAGCCTTCAGGGTAGGCACTGCCTGACGCTGCATGTTCGAGCCCATTAGCGCTCGGTTAGCATCATCGTGCTCGAGGAATGGAATCAGTGACGCTGCAACCGAAACAACCTGCTTAGGCGAAACGTCTTGATACTGAACGTCAGCAGCGGGTTTAACGGTGAATTCGCTTTCGTAACGAACGTTTACCAGCTCGTCAGTTAGCTCACCCTTCGCGTTAACCGTTGCCGATGCCTGCGCAATAACCGAGCGCATTTCATCAATAGCAGATAGGTAAACCACTTCATCGGTTACCTTACCGTTCTTAACAACACGGTATGGACTCTCTAGGAAACCATACTGATTAGCTTGCGCATAGGTCGCCAGGGAATTGATCAAACCAATGTTTGGACCTTCCGGCGTTTCGATTGGACAAACTCGACCGTAGTGCGTTGAGTGAACGTCACGTACTTCAAAGCCGGCACGCTCACGGGTCAAACCACCTGGGCCTAACGCCGATACACGTCGCTTGTGCGTGATTTCAGATAACGGATTGTTTTGATCCATGAACTGAGATAACTGACTTGAACCAAAGAACTCTTTAACGGCTGCCGCAACCGGCTTAGCGTTAATAAGATCCTGCGGCATCAACCCTTCGCTCTCTGCCATCGAAAGACGTTCTTTAACCGCACGCTCAACGCGAACTAAACCAACACGGAATTGGTTCTCGGCCATTTCACCAACCGAGCGAACTCGACGGTTACCTAGGTGATCGATATCATCGACTTCACCCTTGCCGTTACGGATATTAATAAGTTCTTCGATGACGCGAACGATATCTTCAGGAGAAAGTGTACCTTCACCTTCATCACCTTCAAGCTCTAGACGACGGTTGAACTTCATGCGACCAACCGCTGAAAGATCATAGCGCTCCGGCGAGAAGAATAGATTCTGGAACAAACCTTCTGCAGAATCCTTCGTTGGCGGCTCACCTGGACGCATCATGCGGTAGATTTCAACTAGCGCCTCAAGCTCGGTACGCGTGGTATCGATGCGAAGCGTCTCAGAGATGAAGTCACCACAGTCAAGGTCGTTGGTGTAAAGCGTAGTAAAGGTCTTAACACCAGCGGCGCCGAGCTGCTCAAGAACTTCTTCACTTACCGAGGTATTACACTCAACAATCACTTCACCGGTTTTCTTGTCGATGATGTCATTAGCCAATGCTTTACCAGCTAGGTACGTTACTGGAACCTGAAGCTCTTTTAAGCCACTTTTCTCGATGTTGCGAATATGGCGCGCCGTGATACGACGACCTTCTTCAGCAATGACGTTACCGTCAGGATCAATGATATCAAACGCCGCAATTTCACCACGAAGACGCTGAGGAATAAGCTTGAGCATCAAGCCCTTCTTCGTGATTTTGTAGGTGTCGGTATCAAAGAAACGAGAAAGAATCTCTTCATTGGTGTAACCAATTGCACGCAAAAGGATAGTAACCGGAAGCTTACGGCGACGGTCGATACGGACGAAGACATTATCCTTCGGATCGAACTCGAAATCTAACCATGAGCCACGGTATGGGATAACACGCGCTGAGTGCAATAGTTTGCCCGAAGCGTGAGTCTTACCTTTGTCGTGATCAAAGAAAACACCAGGTGAACGGTGAAGCTGCGACACAATCACTCGTTCGGTACCATTAATTACAAAGGTACCATTTTCAGTCATGAGCGGAATTTCGCCCATATAAACTTCCTGCTCCTTGATATCCTTAATACTCTTATTACCAGAGTCTTTATCATAGATAATCAAGCGAACACGAACACGTAGCGGAACAGCGTAAGTTACGCCACGTAAAATACATTCTTGAACATCAAATTCTGGATCACCCAAAACGTAACTTAC
This genomic window contains:
- a CDS encoding GTP-binding protein; its protein translation is MAKEKFERSKPHVNVGTIGHVDHGKTTLTAA
- the fusA gene encoding elongation factor G, coding for MARKTPINRYRNIGIVAHVDAGKTTTTERVLFYTGLSHKIGEVHDGAATMDWMEQEQERGITITSAATTCFWRGMNAQFDEHRINIIDTPGHVDFTIEVERSLRVLDGAVVVLCGSSGVQPQTETVWRQANKYEVPRVVFVNKMDRAGADFNSVVEQLRERLGANAVPMQLTIGAEDEFKGVVDLLKMKAILWNEADQGMTFEYGDIPGEMQDECDEAREFLIEAAAEANDELMEKYLEEGELSETEIKEAIRQRTLANEIVPVFGGSAFKNKGVQAVLDAVIEYMPSPTEVKAIEGHLLNKDETVEAREAKDDAPFAALAFKIATDPFVGTLTFFRVYSGKLETGTAVFNSVKEKRERVGRMVQMHANDRQEITEVLAGDIAAAVGLKDVTTGDTLCDMKKPIVLERMEFPEPVISVAVEPRSKPDQERMGIALSKLAQEDPSFRVKTDPETGQCIISGMGELHLDVLVDRMRREFNVEANIGKPQVAYREAIKSACDIEGKFVRQSGGKGQYGHVRIKFEPSEEEGLEFINEIVGGVVPREYIPAVGKGIEEQMQNGVLAGYPLIGLKATVYDGSYHDVDSSEMAFKIAAGMATRKLAEEGDVILMEPVMKVEVVTPEENMGDVVGDLNRRRGLISGMEESASGKVVNAEVPLAEMFGYATDLRSATQGRATYTMEFSKYSEAPSSVADSVIAKNHVS
- the rpsG gene encoding 30S ribosomal protein S7, whose amino-acid sequence is MPRRRVVAKREILPDPKFGDVTLAKFINHVMVSGKKSLSERIVYGALDTIAAKSEGDALEVFKEALENVAPMVEVKSRRVGGATYQVPVEVRPARRTALAMRWLVEFARSRGEKSMPGRLAGEILDAAAQKGGAVKKREDVHRMAEANKAFSHFRF
- the rpsL gene encoding 30S ribosomal protein S12, translating into MATINQLVRKPRKRKVIKTDVPALQACPQRRGVCTRVYTTTPKKPNSALRKVCRVRLTNGFEVTSYIGGEGHNLQEHSVVLIRGGRVKDLPGVRYHTVRGTLDTSGVSDRRQGRSKYGAKRPKA
- the rpoC gene encoding DNA-directed RNA polymerase subunit beta', with product MKDLLNLLKSPGQVEEFDSIRVGLASPEMIRSWSYGEVKKPETINYRTFKPERDGLFCAKIFGPVKDYECLCGKYKRLKHRGVICEKCGVEVALAKVRRERMGHIELAAPVAHIWFLKSLPSRIGLLLDMTLRDIERVLYFESFVVTNPGMTTLEVGQLLTDEQYFEAMEEFGDEFEAKMGAEAIQSLMLDMDIKNEIERLREEIPATNSETKIKKLSKRVKLLEALDQSGNRPEWMILEALPVLPPDLRPLVPLDGGRFATSDLNDLYRRVINRNNRLKRLLELGAPDIIVRNEKRMLQESVDALLDNGRRGRAITGSNKRPLKSLADMIKGKQGRFRQNLLGKRVDYSGRSVIVVGPTLRLHQCGLPKKMALELFKPFIYSKLQARGLATTIKSAKKMVEREDAVVWDILDEVIREHPVLLNRAPTLHRLGIQAFEPVLIEGKAIQLHPLVCAAYNADFDGDQMAVHVPLTIEAQLEARALMMSTNNVLSPANGEPIIVPSQDVVLGLYWLTRDRVNAMGEGMVFESMAEVSRAYHSHQVDLQARVKVRFTDKETGEREIVDTTVGRALLFEILPKGLSFDLVNKPMVKKAISTVIDECYRTVGLKSTVILADRLMYAGFEYSTKSGSSIGVNDFAIPDAKAELIAQAEAEVAEIQNQYESGLVTHGEKYNKVIDIWSRTNDLVAKAMMDGIENEFVINRDGEEEKQPSFNSVFMYADSGARGSPAQIRQLAGMRGLMARPDGSIIESPITANFREGLSVLQYFISTHGARKGLADTALKTANSGYLTRRLVDVAQDVVVTEADCGTTEGLVMAPIIEGGDIIESLGNRILGRVVARDVEVDGEVILAAGTLIDEAEVNLIDSSNVDEIIVRSSITCEAEHGICAACYGRDLARGHITNPGDSVGVVAAQSIGEPGTQLTMRTFHIGGAASRASADDSIRVKQEGSIRLHNVKYVTRADGNLVVTARSGEIAVADENGRERERYKLPYGAVLSVNEGDSVDGGAQVAKWDPHTHPIVSEVAGKVQFSGMEEGLSIRSQTDEITGLSTRAVIDVNERSSAGKDLKPTVTLVDAKGKEINLPNSNAPAHYALPSNAIFSLSDGDEIGIGDVVARIPQESSGNKDITGGLPRVADLFEARKPKEPSILAEISGTVSFGKETKGKRRLVITPNNGELLADGSTHWEQLIPKHRVMGVFEGETVAKGEEIADGPPNPHDILRLRGVAALTDYITNEIQEVYRLQGVGINDKHIEVIVRQMLRKVEILDGGDSEYIKGEQIEFQAIVAANKKLEAEGKMPAHFERLLLGITKASLATESFISAASFQETTRVLTEAAVTGKSDRLRGLKENVVVGRLIPAGTGLAYHSERRRKRAVKVEDTGSLGVSADEVEAALTEALKGNF
- the rpoB gene encoding DNA-directed RNA polymerase subunit beta; the protein is MAYSYTEKKRIRKDFGKLPEAMDVPFLLSIQLDSYKKFTQDGVNPDARLDMGLQAAFKSVFPIVSHSGSAALEYVSYVLGDPEFDVQECILRGVTYAVPLRVRVRLIIYDKDSGNKSIKDIKEQEVYMGEIPLMTENGTFVINGTERVIVSQLHRSPGVFFDHDKGKTHASGKLLHSARVIPYRGSWLDFEFDPKDNVFVRIDRRRKLPVTILLRAIGYTNEEILSRFFDTDTYKITKKGLMLKLIPQRLRGEIAAFDIIDPDGNVIAEEGRRITARHIRNIEKSGLKELQVPVTYLAGKALANDIIDKKTGEVIVECNTSVSEEVLEQLGAAGVKTFTTLYTNDLDCGDFISETLRIDTTRTELEALVEIYRMMRPGEPPTKDSAEGLFQNLFFSPERYDLSAVGRMKFNRRLELEGDEGEGTLSPEDIVRVIEELINIRNGKGEVDDIDHLGNRRVRSVGEMAENQFRVGLVRVERAVKERLSMAESEGLMPQDLINAKPVAAAVKEFFGSSQLSQFMDQNNPLSEITHKRRVSALGPGGLTRERAGFEVRDVHSTHYGRVCPIETPEGPNIGLINSLATYAQANQYGFLESPYRVVKNGKVTDEVVYLSAIDEMRSVIAQASATVNAKGELTDELVNVRYESEFTVKPAADVQYQDVSPKQVVSVAASLIPFLEHDDANRALMGSNMQRQAVPTLKAQKPLVGTGMERAVARDSGVCAVARRGGVIDSVDGGRIVVRVADEEVGDDAGVDIYNLTKYTRSNQNTCISQRPIVNEGDIVARGDILADGPSVDLGELALGQNMRIAFMPWNGYNFEDSILVSERVVEEDRFTSIHIQELTCVARDTKLGSEEISADIPNVGEAALSKLDESGIVYIGAEVDANDILVGKVTPKGETQLTPEEKLLRAIFGEKASDVKDTSLRVPTSTKGTVIDVQVFTRDGLAKDTRSLEIEKDMLDEYRKDLNEEFRIVQSATYGRLEKQLIGKKVTGGAGLKKGDELTAELLAGLEKDEWMKIRLADDTANEAIEAAKTQLETVRAELDERFEVKQGKIRSGDDLAPGVLKIVKVYLAVKRRIQPGDKMAGRHGNKGVISVIMPVEDMPFDEHGVPVDIVLNPLGVPSRMNVGQILETHLGLAAKGLGEKIDRMMKEQRKLAEIREFLMELYNTGGDQHTDISELTDEEVLHMLGNLKAGVPMATRVFDGARESEIKELLRLADLPDSGQMTLFDGRTGNAFTRPVTVGYMYMLKLNHLVDDKMHARSTGSYSLVTQQPLGGKAQFGGQRFGEMEVWALEAYGAAYTLQEMLTVKSDDVNGRTKMYKNIVDGDHRMEPGMPESFNVLLKEIRSLGIDMELDTDD